The Terriglobia bacterium genome has a window encoding:
- a CDS encoding M24 family metallopeptidase, with product MDLKAIQSALRERKFDAWLFYDHHHRDPIAYSILGMPAHLMVTRRWYYMVPAQGEPQKINHRIESHHLDSLPGAKHEYSSWEEQQEALKEVLAPYKTLAMQYSPRNAIPYIGLVDAGTIELLRSFGKEIVSSADLVTIFEATWSEDQVRSHFEARDAVDRITEEAFKEIGRRVRSGGTNEHEIQQWFLEAFRRDGLTTPDGPVVAVNANAGDPHYEPSSSRSSPIKEGDWVLLDVWAKKDRPNAVYYDITWTGFVGKNPSQKQREVFDIVTGARDVGVRTMQEAISAGRKLYGWEVDKATREFIASKGYGKYFTHRTGHSIGSADVHGNGPNIDNLETKDEREIIPFTCNSIEPGIYLPEFGVRSEVNVLVRPGKAEVTGKIQREIVII from the coding sequence ATGGACCTGAAAGCCATCCAGTCTGCCCTGCGCGAGCGCAAGTTCGACGCCTGGTTGTTTTACGACCACCATCACCGCGACCCCATTGCCTACAGCATCCTGGGCATGCCCGCGCACCTGATGGTGACGCGGCGCTGGTACTACATGGTGCCGGCGCAGGGCGAGCCGCAGAAAATCAATCACCGGATCGAGAGCCATCACCTGGACTCGCTGCCCGGCGCCAAGCATGAGTACTCGTCGTGGGAGGAGCAGCAGGAGGCGCTGAAAGAGGTGCTGGCGCCGTACAAAACGCTGGCCATGCAATACTCGCCGCGAAACGCGATCCCCTACATCGGGCTGGTGGATGCGGGCACGATCGAGCTGCTGCGCAGCTTCGGCAAGGAGATCGTCAGCTCGGCGGACCTGGTCACGATCTTCGAAGCGACCTGGAGCGAAGACCAGGTGCGCTCCCACTTCGAGGCGCGCGACGCCGTGGACCGCATCACCGAGGAGGCGTTCAAGGAGATCGGGCGGCGGGTGCGCAGCGGCGGCACGAACGAGCACGAGATCCAGCAGTGGTTCCTGGAAGCGTTCCGCCGCGACGGCCTGACCACGCCGGATGGGCCCGTGGTCGCGGTGAACGCCAACGCCGGAGACCCGCACTACGAGCCGAGTTCCAGCCGCTCGTCACCGATCAAGGAAGGCGATTGGGTACTGCTCGATGTCTGGGCGAAAAAGGACCGGCCCAACGCCGTCTATTACGACATCACCTGGACCGGCTTCGTGGGGAAAAATCCCAGCCAGAAGCAGCGGGAAGTGTTCGACATCGTGACCGGGGCGCGCGACGTGGGCGTCCGCACCATGCAGGAGGCGATCTCCGCCGGCCGCAAGCTGTACGGCTGGGAGGTGGACAAGGCCACGCGCGAGTTCATCGCCTCGAAGGGCTACGGCAAGTACTTCACGCACCGCACCGGGCACTCCATCGGCAGCGCCGACGTCCACGGCAACGGCCCCAACATCGACAACCTGGAGACCAAGGACGAGCGCGAGATCATTCCCTTCACCTGCAATTCCATCGAGCCCGGCATCTACCTTCCCGAATTCGGAGTGCGCAGCGAGGTGAACGTGCTGGTGCGGCCCGGCAAGGCCGAGGTCACTGGTAAAATCCAGCGGGAGATCGTGATCATCTAG
- a CDS encoding DNA alkylation repair protein has protein sequence MTSKVSKAAEIARTLRLALKRGGSPEHAKGVQWFFKKEVKSHGWYTGDLRRFARQTSREITASGGIELLVRVADEPFDGENLEEKNFAVLLLDKSVAQFGDKELKLFESWLSRATSWADHDALVHYLIGPLMVAEPKRRARVLVWARSKKRWHRRAAAVSLIQGTRKHLFFAEIQRVTEMLRGDEDDMVQKGLGWLLRETAKADPRKTVPYLIQIRDRVPRFVLRTACETLSAEEKKRVLSMKEVSR, from the coding sequence ATGACAAGCAAGGTTTCCAAAGCCGCTGAAATCGCCCGCACGCTCAGGCTGGCGCTGAAGCGCGGCGGGTCTCCGGAGCATGCCAAGGGCGTGCAGTGGTTCTTCAAGAAAGAGGTCAAATCGCACGGCTGGTACACGGGTGACCTGCGTCGTTTTGCGCGGCAGACCAGCCGGGAGATCACGGCCAGCGGTGGAATCGAACTGCTGGTTCGCGTCGCGGACGAGCCTTTTGACGGCGAGAACCTCGAAGAAAAGAACTTTGCCGTACTGTTGCTGGACAAGTCGGTCGCGCAGTTCGGCGACAAGGAATTGAAGCTCTTCGAGTCGTGGCTCTCGCGGGCGACGAGCTGGGCCGACCATGACGCGCTGGTGCACTATCTCATCGGGCCGCTGATGGTGGCTGAACCCAAACGTAGAGCGCGGGTGCTCGTTTGGGCAAGATCGAAGAAGCGCTGGCATCGGCGCGCAGCGGCGGTGTCCTTGATCCAGGGCACGCGGAAGCATCTTTTCTTCGCTGAAATCCAACGCGTGACGGAGATGCTTCGCGGAGACGAGGACGACATGGTGCAGAAGGGCCTGGGGTGGCTGCTGCGCGAGACTGCGAAAGCCGACCCGCGCAAGACGGTTCCCTACCTCATTCAGATCCGAGACCGCGTGCCGCGGTTCGTCCTGCGAACTGCGTGCGAGACGCTGTCAGCGGAGGAAAAGAAGCGCGTGCTGTCCATGAAGGAAGTCAGTCGTTAA
- a CDS encoding glycosyltransferase family 2 protein yields the protein MVWFWWIYGCSIAAAMLLIVVDLARGIGLVPDLTKPQWDAWPKGSHPRVSVIVPARNEGEGIGACLGSLAAQDYDNLEIIAVNDRSTDGTGAVMQQMTAMTPNLRVVTIAELPPGWLGKTHAMWTAAKVARGDWLLFTDGDIMLREDTIRRAVIFVESARADHLVIVPTMICRKVAERMVVALFFQMAVAGTRIWKFPDPRSRSGGGAGAFNMVRRSAYEAIGTMEAIRLAVLEDVTLGFRVKAAGFTSYAAFGRGMVTLQYGRGLLGMINNVTKNMFAALQYRWYLALAVVVLIFIVHLAPFAALWLAPRWARLPFAFGLLGILAVYVILGRVNGISPAYFFLHPLNALLMIYAVLKSTAVTLWNGGVVWRGTLYPLDELRRAMTWRHPRNRG from the coding sequence ATGGTCTGGTTCTGGTGGATCTACGGCTGCTCCATCGCCGCCGCGATGCTGCTTATCGTCGTCGACCTTGCCCGCGGTATCGGGCTCGTGCCTGACCTGACGAAACCGCAATGGGACGCCTGGCCGAAGGGCAGCCATCCGCGGGTGAGCGTCATTGTTCCAGCACGCAACGAAGGGGAAGGCATCGGGGCTTGCCTCGGTTCGCTCGCCGCGCAGGATTACGACAACCTGGAGATCATCGCGGTCAATGACCGTTCCACCGACGGCACCGGCGCCGTCATGCAGCAGATGACCGCGATGACGCCGAACCTGCGCGTCGTCACGATCGCCGAGCTTCCTCCGGGTTGGTTAGGCAAGACTCACGCAATGTGGACCGCCGCCAAGGTCGCCAGGGGCGACTGGCTGCTGTTTACCGACGGTGACATCATGCTCCGCGAGGACACCATCCGTCGCGCTGTCATATTTGTTGAGAGCGCCCGCGCCGACCACCTCGTCATCGTGCCCACGATGATCTGCCGCAAAGTCGCGGAGCGAATGGTGGTAGCCCTATTCTTCCAGATGGCAGTCGCCGGCACGCGGATCTGGAAGTTCCCTGATCCCAGATCGCGCTCGGGTGGCGGCGCTGGCGCCTTCAACATGGTCCGCCGCTCCGCCTACGAAGCCATCGGGACGATGGAGGCGATCCGCCTGGCCGTCCTCGAGGACGTCACCCTCGGCTTCCGCGTGAAGGCCGCTGGGTTCACCTCCTACGCTGCCTTCGGCCGCGGCATGGTCACTCTCCAGTACGGTCGTGGACTCTTGGGGATGATCAACAATGTCACCAAGAACATGTTTGCTGCCCTGCAGTACCGGTGGTACTTGGCGCTGGCAGTAGTCGTTCTCATATTCATCGTTCATCTGGCGCCATTCGCAGCGCTCTGGCTGGCGCCGCGATGGGCCAGGCTCCCCTTCGCCTTTGGACTGCTGGGCATTTTGGCTGTCTACGTCATCCTGGGCAGGGTGAATGGCATTTCCCCGGCTTATTTCTTCCTGCACCCACTGAACGCGCTGCTGATGATCTACGCTGTGCTGAAGTCAACAGCGGTTACGTTGTGGAATGGCGGCGTGGTTTGGCGCGGAACGCTCTATCCTCTCGACGAGCTCCGCCGTGCCATGACGTGGCGACATCCCCGAAATCGCGGATGA
- a CDS encoding PhzF family phenazine biosynthesis protein encodes MPIPYYHVDSFTGELFAGNPAGVCILSAFLADSTMQKIAAENRHSETAFVVPRADGDFDLRWFAPKVEDDLCGHATLASAYVLALRKHNVWPVRFHTCSGMLTVAQDQDSFEMDFPARPPQPCETPVDLLPALGLKAALVMKSRDYLVVVDQAEQVRALAPDFAALAKLDIGIGGTIVTAPGEGDVDYVCRLFAPSVGIDEDPATGSIHCTLAPYWAGRLGKDTLRAQQLSARGGYMQCTIAGDRVKIAGKARLYLQGTIEL; translated from the coding sequence ATGCCAATTCCGTACTATCACGTCGATTCATTCACGGGAGAGCTCTTTGCAGGTAACCCGGCGGGGGTCTGCATCCTTTCCGCTTTTCTCGCGGATAGCACCATGCAGAAAATTGCGGCTGAGAACAGGCACAGCGAGACCGCTTTTGTTGTTCCTCGCGCTGATGGTGATTTCGACTTGCGCTGGTTTGCCCCCAAAGTCGAGGACGACCTATGCGGGCACGCGACCTTGGCATCCGCCTACGTGCTCGCGCTGCGGAAGCACAACGTGTGGCCGGTTCGCTTCCACACCTGCAGCGGCATGTTGACCGTCGCTCAGGACCAAGACAGCTTTGAAATGGACTTTCCCGCCAGGCCACCCCAGCCATGTGAGACGCCAGTCGACCTCTTACCAGCCCTAGGTTTGAAAGCGGCGCTAGTAATGAAATCGCGCGATTACCTCGTGGTGGTGGATCAGGCTGAGCAAGTGCGGGCGCTCGCGCCCGATTTTGCCGCTCTTGCCAAACTGGACATCGGGATCGGCGGAACGATTGTTACCGCTCCCGGCGAGGGTGACGTGGATTACGTGTGCCGACTTTTTGCACCCTCTGTCGGCATCGATGAGGACCCCGCAACCGGCTCGATACACTGCACACTGGCTCCATATTGGGCGGGGCGGCTGGGTAAGGACACGTTGCGGGCGCAACAACTCAGTGCCCGCGGTGGATACATGCAGTGCACAATCGCTGGCGATCGCGTGAAGATTGCTGGCAAAGCTCGCCTCTATCTTCAGGGGACGATCGAACTGTAA
- a CDS encoding glycosyltransferase family 39 protein, with product MQLRRSEWIDLLTVAGFCAFLFFYGLGAFGLTGADEPRYAQIAREMLARHDLITPVLYGKPWLEKPVLYYWLAAFFYKIFGVSDWAARLPSACLATLMVFAAYFHARRFRPGAELNAALMTTACAAMIGFSRAAATDMPLAAFFVLGMLAWHAWFATGRRLWLAAFYIAMGLGTLAKGPVAAVLAGVIVLAFALRERDLGIVWRTLWLPGITLYLAAALPWYIAVQVRNPNFFREFILRHNLERFAVQNLYHHKEPFWYFVPVLLLAVMPWTVYFVAALVEHLRNFRERAPGAPGHDPLSRFLVLWAAIVVVLFSISQAKLPGYILPAVPPCTLLVADWIQRRGEKPLRRWQAALHAAAVAALTVAAIVAPFLVAAKHAGQRAALPPQLKGFALGIGVIVFAAVLITLARRGLGMLLFVTLAPVIFGVAWLLRAGGPAMDAAISARPVAREIAQIEGGNRLVAIYKANRELEYGLAFYRNQPIPRYERGEVPAGDHLVVATQGAEHEIADQVGGRRVSRLGDFPPQRLEFFWISPPTPPHAEQEHHHHH from the coding sequence ATGCAACTTCGCCGCTCAGAGTGGATCGACCTGCTCACGGTCGCCGGCTTCTGCGCATTCTTGTTCTTTTACGGGCTGGGGGCGTTCGGACTCACCGGGGCCGACGAGCCCCGCTACGCCCAGATCGCGCGCGAGATGCTGGCCCGCCACGATCTCATCACTCCCGTTCTCTACGGCAAGCCGTGGCTGGAGAAGCCGGTGCTCTACTACTGGCTGGCTGCGTTCTTCTACAAGATTTTCGGAGTCAGTGACTGGGCGGCGCGCCTGCCCTCGGCCTGCCTGGCCACCCTGATGGTGTTCGCCGCCTATTTCCATGCGCGCCGCTTCCGCCCTGGGGCCGAGCTCAATGCCGCCCTGATGACCACCGCGTGCGCCGCCATGATCGGCTTTTCGCGCGCGGCCGCGACGGATATGCCTCTGGCCGCGTTCTTCGTGCTCGGCATGCTGGCGTGGCACGCGTGGTTTGCCACGGGACGTCGCCTGTGGCTCGCGGCCTTCTACATCGCGATGGGCCTGGGGACGCTGGCCAAGGGGCCGGTGGCCGCCGTGCTGGCCGGCGTGATCGTGTTGGCGTTCGCGCTGCGCGAGCGCGATTTGGGTATCGTCTGGCGCACCCTGTGGCTGCCGGGCATCACTTTGTACCTTGCCGCTGCCTTGCCCTGGTACATCGCAGTCCAGGTGCGGAATCCGAACTTCTTCCGCGAGTTCATCCTGCGGCACAACCTGGAGCGGTTTGCGGTCCAGAACCTTTACCACCACAAAGAGCCGTTCTGGTATTTCGTGCCGGTGCTGCTGCTGGCGGTGATGCCATGGACCGTCTACTTCGTGGCGGCGCTGGTGGAGCACCTGCGGAATTTTCGCGAGCGTGCGCCCGGCGCGCCCGGGCACGACCCCCTGTCGCGCTTCCTGGTTCTGTGGGCCGCGATCGTGGTGGTGCTCTTCTCGATCTCGCAGGCGAAGCTGCCGGGATACATCCTGCCCGCCGTCCCGCCCTGCACCCTCCTGGTGGCCGACTGGATCCAGCGCCGGGGCGAGAAGCCGCTTCGCCGGTGGCAGGCTGCGCTGCACGCCGCCGCGGTCGCCGCGCTGACCGTGGCCGCGATCGTTGCGCCGTTCCTGGTGGCGGCGAAGCATGCCGGACAGCGCGCCGCCCTGCCTCCGCAGCTCAAGGGCTTTGCGTTGGGGATCGGGGTGATCGTTTTCGCCGCGGTGCTGATCACCCTTGCGCGGCGCGGCCTGGGGATGCTGCTCTTCGTCACGCTGGCGCCGGTGATCTTCGGAGTCGCGTGGCTGCTGCGCGCCGGCGGGCCGGCGATGGACGCGGCCATCTCGGCTCGCCCGGTCGCACGCGAGATCGCGCAGATCGAAGGTGGCAACCGGCTGGTCGCCATCTACAAGGCCAATCGCGAGTTGGAATACGGCCTGGCGTTCTACCGCAACCAGCCGATCCCCCGGTACGAACGCGGGGAGGTCCCTGCGGGCGATCACCTGGTGGTGGCGACCCAGGGGGCGGAGCATGAGATCGCCGACCAAGTCGGCGGGCGCCGCGTCTCGCGCCTGGGAGACTTCCCGCCGCAGCGCCTGGAGTTTTTCTGGATCTCGCCGCCAACGCCGCCTCATGCCGAGCAAGAGCACCATCATCATCACTAG
- a CDS encoding GNAT family N-acetyltransferase, whose amino-acid sequence MEIVDLRHFASTDLRALLEEESREWARQLDWDYHGSAEMILRYVDAKILPGYAAVDHGQVRGYAFFVYEGSKGVIGDLYVDATARQGNNGGGSLQAKLLTHVIETLQHSPGIHRVEAQLLMHETGAVARPFLHEGFRGYRRLFMVLPMGGRASGNGRDQIALPADIELRKWSEADFQGAASVITAAYRGHVDAEINDQYRSVSGSMRFLNNIVRFPGCGIFDGESSFIALSRQTKTAVGLILCSRVKDDVGHVTQVCVVPEHRGRQIGESLMAASTAELRRRKFSALSLTVTEANHRAVELYKWLGFDVIRVFDAFVWEG is encoded by the coding sequence CTGGAGATCGTCGACCTCAGGCATTTTGCCTCCACCGATCTGCGTGCTCTCCTGGAAGAAGAGTCGCGGGAGTGGGCACGGCAACTCGATTGGGATTACCACGGCTCGGCGGAGATGATCCTCCGTTACGTGGACGCCAAGATCCTGCCCGGCTACGCCGCCGTGGACCATGGGCAGGTTCGCGGCTACGCCTTCTTCGTGTACGAAGGCAGCAAGGGCGTGATCGGGGACCTCTACGTGGACGCTACGGCTCGCCAGGGCAACAACGGCGGAGGCAGCCTCCAGGCGAAACTGCTTACCCATGTCATCGAGACCTTGCAGCATTCGCCCGGCATCCACCGGGTGGAAGCGCAACTTCTGATGCACGAGACCGGCGCTGTTGCGCGTCCGTTCCTCCATGAGGGCTTCCGCGGGTATCGCCGGCTGTTCATGGTGTTGCCGATGGGCGGCCGCGCTTCCGGAAATGGGCGCGACCAGATCGCGCTTCCCGCCGACATCGAGCTGCGCAAGTGGAGCGAGGCCGATTTTCAGGGCGCGGCCTCGGTCATCACCGCCGCCTACCGCGGCCACGTGGACGCCGAGATCAACGATCAGTACCGCAGCGTGAGCGGGTCCATGCGTTTCCTCAACAACATCGTGCGCTTTCCCGGATGCGGCATCTTCGACGGAGAGTCGTCGTTCATCGCCCTCAGCCGCCAGACAAAAACCGCCGTGGGACTGATCCTGTGCTCGCGGGTGAAGGACGATGTGGGACACGTCACCCAAGTCTGCGTCGTGCCCGAGCACCGCGGCCGGCAGATCGGCGAGTCGCTGATGGCGGCTAGCACCGCGGAACTACGCCGGCGAAAGTTCTCCGCGCTATCGCTGACCGTCACCGAAGCGAACCATCGGGCGGTCGAGCTCTACAAGTGGCTGGGATTCGACGTCATCCGCGTCTTCGATGCGTTCGTCTGGGAAGGCTAG